ATACTTTAGTACCAAAATCCAAATAATCAaatgcaaaattaaataaaacatcctggaaccaaaaatagtcatgcaagctctttttattttctctcatttgttaAACCTAAgttattttcaaattcatattcaaatcatttttccaaTATTGAAATGAGGACTTTCACACAAGAAGAATGCAACTTTCCCAAGCTAATCCATTTTAATATCTATCCTGCATCtagtctctgacagttttataACTTAACGGTTATTGACTCTGATACAGTGGCCGATTCTTTCCCATGTATGTTTACTGAGTCCATGGACTCTGATCTGGAGGTCTACTATTAATCAAACTGCTTTTCGGTGGTCATGTTAAATGAATATTCTAAATTGAGACTCCTATGCTTTCATGGTAACGTTAAATCTCATGAATGctatgaaatataatatatataatattccaAGAATAATATCTTTAGTTTCACAATGTAGTTTgatgttaatttgcatttattagGACTTCAATTGGACCAATGAATGAAGCATATTACTTGTATAGTACTCAATAGTATGAACACTGTGACATTGCTTTTTCTGTCCCATCTGCTTTCATTAACTTTGCTAACTAGTCCAGCTTCTGATGCTCTATTATTCATGTTGAAACTGACCCAGTAATGACTCATCCGTGTATTAGAAGAAGCTTCTGCACAATGCAAAGCACACGACTGTATGTTTGGTTTAGTTCAATACAAGGAGGAACACATTTACTGAAAATTTAAAGGGTTTCATTCACAAGGGAACTTATGCGATCAATACTGGCACTCATACCTCACCATTTTTATCAGGTAGGCCAAGTTTGCATGAGGGGTCCAACACTCTGGGATGGGCACTTATCTGTCTATCATGGATCAGCTTAATGTTTAGCTcaagatacacacacacacgcacatgtaCAAAGGATTGAAACGCCGTACGGAAACACATATGCTGCCTAAGGATGGAGGCGAGAATACTACACGAGAGGAGAACACAAGGTGGTGACCACTCAGGTGAGTTATGGCTGTTAACTGCATGTTAACTCATGCAATTAATGACTGCTCACGTTTTCACTTGGTGACTTAATATAGCATTTATTGGCACCGGCAAAAATATCATGGATGGAGCTTGGCAAATTGTTTTTAAGTTAACTTTGTGCAAAGGGAAAACACAATCGTAAACAAGGAAAGAATCTGCCTTGGTATCGGAAGATCTTGTTGAGTCCTAAATGTAGTAAGGCTTATTCTAAGTCTTATATTCGACAAACTGACCAACTGTCTTTTTAATCCTCCGAGAAGGTGCACTAGAATGTCAATCCTTGAATGCCCGTATACAGTAAGGAAATGCAATAATAAAGTTTTGGATTGACATTTTCCtaccaataaacaaaaaatgtttcttaaaCTTGCAAAATAGTACTTGGTAACTGCCATAAGTATCACTTTTATTTAGGTTTACCTATGTCTGCAATTATGTCTAGCCAGTACATAagagaactattttttttcttttaatgccgACTTAAGCACCTGACGTTTCACTGACAAAATATTCTTGGCAACAGGACATGTTGAAGACCATGACCCAGCAGAGACTTGTGAGAAAGTCTCCACTCGCACCCTTTCCGTTCTGGCTCGTCTTTATGTGTACGCATTGCACGGCTGCTTCTGTGAAGTAACTTTCACAGCTATTTTGGACTGGTGCAGCATCCAGGACCAGAAGATGATGGGATACAGCAGTCTTTGGGCGCTGCCTATGTACGCTACTGCAATTTACCTCATGGAGAGACTGAGAGGTTGGCTACTGACTTATCATCAACCGCTGTCTGTGCGTCTAATAACTTATATACTGTTCATCTATTTATGGGAGTTCACTTGGGGGAGTGGACTCGGGCTGTTTGGGGCTTGTCCCTGGGACTACTCGCATTATAAATACAATCTCAGAGGATTGGTGACTCTGGAGTATGCACTTCCTTGGGGTGTTGCGGCTTTCATAGCGGAGCAACACGTGATCAAAAACACTCTGAGGATAAGAATGTGAAAGTGAACAGCTATTGCTATCCTCTGAAAAAAGAGCTTCCTGCAGGTGCTACCAATCGATGAACTCACAGCAAATTGGAACAGTcaacaataagaaaaatatttcattctctctctttctttttagtTCCGGTTCCACTTGATATTTGATGCTCACAAATACAACTTTCGAGCAAAGTTTTGCAGAAATACAGTAATTATGAAGGGCCCTccgtgcatttatttatttttgcaattgtgttttctgttgtttt
The nucleotide sequence above comes from Stigmatopora nigra isolate UIUO_SnigA chromosome 12, RoL_Snig_1.1, whole genome shotgun sequence. Encoded proteins:
- the LOC144205655 gene encoding transmembrane protein 229B-like, which produces MEARILHERRTQGGDHSGHVEDHDPAETCEKVSTRTLSVLARLYVYALHGCFCEVTFTAILDWCSIQDQKMMGYSSLWALPMYATAIYLMERLRGWLLTYHQPLSVRLITYILFIYLWEFTWGSGLGLFGACPWDYSHYKYNLRGLVTLEYALPWGVAAFIAEQHVIKNTLRIRM